A genomic window from Colletotrichum destructivum chromosome 7, complete sequence includes:
- a CDS encoding Putative trimeric LpxA-like superfamily, hexapeptide transferase codes for MGATSQKDPELLGLARTLKNTPWCENYELMVSGMMYNPVDPVLVEGRHRGRRLAREFNDLDHREHTVDGISEKKTEVLQRMLGAVGAGTYIEAPLFVDYGCNVVFGKNCFANFNLTILDVSLVIIGDRVQFGPNVSIYGAGHDTSVLSRIKFVEYGLPVRIEDDCWIGGGTIILPGVTIGRGTTVGSGAVVTKSLPPYSVAVGSPARVIKTLQTVEEELADPANPYRDLPGNLPDRE; via the exons ATGGGCGCTACATCGCAAAAGGACCccgagctccttggcctcgctcGGACCCTCAAGAACACGCCGTGGTGCGAAAACTACGAGCTCATGGTCTCGGGCATGATGTACAACCCCGTCGACCCCGTTCTTGTCGAGGGCCGccaccgcggccgccgcctcgctcGCGAGTTCAACGACCTCGACCACCGCGAGCACACGGTGGACGGAATCAGCGAGAAGAAGACCGAGGTCCTGCAGCGCATGCTCGGGGCCGTCGGCGCGGGGACCTACATCGAGGCGCCTCTGTTCGTCGACTACGGGTGCAACGTCGTCTTTGGCAAGAACTGCTTCGCGAACTTCAA CCTGACAATCCTCGACGTGagcctcgtcatcatcggcgaccGCGTCCAGTTCGGGCCCAACGTGAGCATctacggcgccggccacgacACGAGCGTGCTCTCGCGCATCAAGTTCGTCGAGTACGGCCTCCCTGTGCGCATCGAGGACGACTGCtggatcggcggcggcacgatCATTCTTCCAGGCGTCACCATCGGCCGGGGCACCACCGTCGGGTCTGGTGCTGTCGTGACCAAGAGCTTGCCGCCGTACTCGGTCGCCGTTGGCAGCCCCGCCCGGGTCATCAAGACGCTGCagaccgtcgaggaggagctggcggACCCGGCGAATCCGTACCGGGACTTGCCTGGGAACTTGCCCGATAGGGAATGA
- a CDS encoding Putative fungal transcription factor — MLSLSQHAGDLNFLDLELLHHYCNFTAQTLSENPLLREFWRINVVKLGLECDYVMRSILSLSALHIAYLSPERKDNLLEKSMAHHEMSSRTAVSLMQHVQDDNKAPLFIFSVLTIYIVLANSQYLHDASVASAEQSPDWIVLFCGTRYLVGEPNNNPLIAPIISRTVAQFQFREAPCHHTHLGDLEANINASERDDGLLAIYNYAINELYKSYGVFYESSEPQDIIDVFIWIAMVADDFLPLLRESRQKALVIFLHFCMLLRQLRSQWWLDVWASNLYAKTYELLDDEHRSWIRDPTMETTDICI, encoded by the exons ATGCTGTCTCTCTCACAGCACGCCGGCGACTTGAACTTTCTCGATCTTGAGCTACTCCATCACTACTGCAACTTCACCGCTCAGACTCTGTCTGAGAACCCCCTCTTGCGCGAGTTTTGGCGCATAAACGTTGTAAAGCTGGGGCTTGAGTGTGACTATGTCATGCGGAGCATACTATCCCTATCGGCACTTCACATAGCATACTTGAGCCCGGAAAGGAAAGACAATCTGCTGGAAAAGTCCATGGCCCATCACGAGATGTCCTCGCGGACGGCCGTCAGCTTGATGCAGCATGTTCAAGACGATAACAAGGCGCCGCTGTTCATTTTCTCGGTCTTGACCATTTACATTG TGCTGGCCAATTCTCAATACCTGCACGACGCGTCCGTGGCTTCCGCAGAACAGAGCCCCGACTGGATCGTGTTGTTCTGCGGGACAAGATACTTGGTCGGAGAACCGAACAACAATCCACTGATCGCACCCATCATCAGCCGGACGGTCGCGCAATTCCAGTTCAGAGAGGCCCCGTGCCACCACACTCATCTCGGGGACCTGGAAGCCAACATCAACGCGTCGGAGAGGGACGACGGGTTGTTGGCCATATACAACTATGCCATAAACGAGCTGTACAAGTCATACGGAGTCTTCTACGAGAGCTCGGAGCCGCAAGATATCATTGATGTCTTTATTTGGATTGCCATGGTTGCCGACGACTTTCTGCCACTTCTACGGGAGTCCAGACAGAAGGCCTTGGTGATTTTCCTACATTTCTGCATGCTCCTGCGGCAGCTTCGTAGCCAGTGGTGGCTGGACGTTTGGGCTAGCAATCTGTATGCAAAGACGTACGAATTGCTTGACGACGAGCATAGATCGTGGATTAGAGACCCAACAATGGAAACCACCGATATTTGCATTTGA
- a CDS encoding Putative ubiquitin-conjugating enzyme E2, ubiquitin-conjugating enzyme/RWD translates to MASSSAAAASLLGRQLKEMQTGKDIPGISCGLVNDNNIFEWEVMLMISDDCKYYGGGNFRARLVFPPNYPLMPPSLTFQTPIPFHPNIYPDGRLCISILHPPEEDQYGYEAASERWSPVQSPETILLSTISLFHGPNDESPANVEAARMFREEREGKNKDFRRRCRACVRESLGED, encoded by the exons ATGGCATCGTCttccgccgcggcggcgtcgctgcTGGGCCGGCAGCTCAAGGAGATGCAGACGGGCAAGGACATACCGGGGATATCGTGCGGTCTGGTCAACGACAACAATATCTTTGAGTGGGAGGTGATGCTCATGATCAGCGACGACTGCAAATACTACGGAG GAGGCAACTTCCGCGCGCGCCTCGTTTTCCCGCCAAACTACCCGCTCATGCCGCCCTCTCTGACGTTCCAGACGCCGATCCCGTTCCACCCCAACATTTATCCCGACGGGCGGCTGTGCATCTCCATCCTGCACCCGCCGGAGGAGGACCAGTACGGCTACGAGGCGGCTTCGGAACGGTGGAGCCCGGTGCAGAGCCCCGAGACGATCCTGCTGAGCACCATCAGCCTCTTCCACGGGCCCAACGACGAGTCGCCAGCCAACGTCGAGGCTGCGCGCATGTTCCgcgaggagagggagggcaaGAATAAGGACTTCCGGAGGCGGTGCCGAGCCTGTGTCCGAGAGAGTCTGGGGGAGGACTGA
- a CDS encoding Putative U4/U6.U5 small nuclear ribonucleoprotein component Snu23: MADKKGSAYGAPAGDTDFRKTWDLDEYAAKAKDREAKEKEESKARYEAKLAGKKYHKPLTGNETFTQARRNVLDLSAQVGKTQLVPAGAGVGKRGRGAGFYCEPCDLTFKDNKQYVEHMNTPQHLANTGQTNEVRRATADEVRERIEWHWQRIQDLEKEKATSLQERLALREEESLKEAEERRRKRKEADEKRRAEREAAEKVKLEYGEDVRIEGEHDEDDMMAAMGITGFGGAKKK, encoded by the coding sequence ATGGCCGACAAGAAAGGAAGCGCCTACGGCGCGCCGGCGGGCGACACCGACTTCCGCAAAACATGGGACCTTGACGAGTacgccgccaaggccaaggaccgcgaggccaaggaaaaggaggagtCCAAGGCGCGATACGAGGCGAAGCTGGCCGGCAAGAAATACCACAAGCCCCTGACGGGCAACGAAACATTCACACAGGCGAGGCGCAACGTGCTGGACCTCAGCGCGCAGGTCGGCAAGACGCAgttggtgccggcgggcgcgggcgtgGGCAAGCGCGggcgcggcgccggcttctACTGCGAGCCCTGCGACCTTACGTTTAAGGACAACAAGCAGTACGTTGAGCACATGAACACGCCGCAGCACCTGGCCAACACGGGGCAGACGAACGAGGTGCGGCGCGCGACGGCCGACGAGGTACGGGAGCGCATCGAGTGGCACTGGCAGCGGATCCAAgacctcgagaaggagaaggcgacgagcCTACAGGAACGCCTCGCGctgcgggaggaggagagcctgaaggaggccgaggagcggaGGCGCAAGAGGAAGGAGGCGgacgagaagaggagggcggagagggaggcAGCCGAGAAGGTTAAGCTCGAGTACGGGGAGGACGTGAGGATCGAGGGCGAgcacgacgaggatgacatgatggcggcgatgggcaTCACCGGCTTCGGAGGGGCCAAGAAGAAATAA
- a CDS encoding Putative tetrapyrrole methylase, diphthine synthase, tetrapyrrole methylase, subdomain 2, with translation MLYLVGLGLSDETDITVKGLEVVKKASRVYLEAYTSILLVDKAVLESYYGRDIVVADREMVESNSDEILRDAQTEDVAFCVVGDPFGATTHTDLVLRARELGIPVRTVPNASIMSGIGATGLQLYNFGQTVSMVFFTETWKPASFYDRIKENRDVGLHTLVLLDIKVKEQSLEDMARGRRVYQPPRYMTVGQCAAQMLEIEEEKQEGVYTADSLAIGAARVGGKTEKFVAGTLKELCDTDEALGGPLHSMVLLGRRAHELERDYIREFAVNKETFDKSWNAEYGKQ, from the exons ATGCTGtacctcgtcggcctcggtctgTCGGACGAGACCGACATCACCGTTaagggcctcgaggtcgtgAAGAAGGCCTCTAGGGTCTACCTCGAAGCCTACAccagcatcctcctcgttgaCAAGGCCGTCTTG GAGAGTTACTATGGCCGCGACATCGTAGTCGCCGACCGCGAAATGGTCGAGTCCAACAGCGACGAGATCCTCCGGGACGCCCAAACCGAAGATGTCGCCTtctgcgtcgtcggcgacccCTTTGGCGCCACGACGCACACCGACCTCGTCctgcgcgcgcgcgagctCGGCATCCCCGTCCGCACCGTTCCCAACGCCTCCATCATGTCCGGTATCGGCGCCACGGGCTTGCAGCTGTACAACTTTGGCCAGACCGTCTCCATGGTCTTCTTCACCGAGACCTGGAAGCCTGCGTCCTTCTACGACCGCATCAAAGAGAACCGCGATGTTGGTCTGCACACGCTTGTGCTGCTCGAcatcaaggtcaaggagcaGAGCCTCGAGGACATGGCCCGCGGCCGCAGGGTCTACCAGCCGCCGCGCTACATGACCGTCGGCCAGTGCGCCGCGCAGAtgctcgagatcgaggaagagaagcaggaAGGTGTTTACACCGCCGACAGCCTGGCCATCGGAGCGGCGCGCGTGGGAGGCAAGACTGAAAAGTTTGTCGCTGGCACATTGAAGGAGCTGTGCGACACGGACGAAGCCCTGGGAGGCCCGTTGCACAGCATGGTACTGCTTGGCAGAAGGGCGCACGAGCTAGAGCGTGATTACATCCGCGAATTTGCTGTCAACAAGGAGACGTTTGATAAAAGCTGGAACGCAGAATATGGGAAGCAATAG
- a CDS encoding Putative general stress protein, FMN-binding split barrel: protein MSFSNADTGNKTADPYKAANLDNDVSVKEKVETFVKFAEKSKFGMMTTRDAKSGALVSRAMALAATENGGIDLLFHTNTESHKTDEIDSDPHINIAFINSSGDWASVSGVSSVITDRSLVKKHYSPTLKAWLGDLGDGTHDGSENDPRIGIIRVKTTSITYAVSNATIVGKVVQLAEGVVTGNAAQVNKLREVSSQEVEQYRSAASSS from the exons ATGTCTTTCTCCAACGCAGACACCGGAAACAAGACGGCTGATCCCTACAAGGCCGCCAACCTTGACAATGACGTCTCCGTTAAGGAGAAGGTCGAGACCTTTGTCAAGTTCGCCGAGAAGTCCAAGTTTGGAATGATGACCACCAGAGACGCCAAGTCGGGCGCGCTCGTCTCCCGCGCAATGGCTCTTGCTGCCACG GAAAACGGCGGTATCGATCTGCTCTTCCACACCAACACCGAGTCTCACAAGACGGACGAGATCGACAGCGACCCCCACATCAACATCGCCTTCATCAACAGTTCCGGCGACTGGGCGTCCGTCTCAGGTGTCTCCAGCGTTATTACCGACCGCTCGTTGGTCAAGAAGCACTACAGCCCCACCCTGAAGGCCTGGCTCGGCGATCTTGGTGACGGTACCCACGATGGCTCCGAGAACGATCCTCGCATTGGCATCATCCGTGTCAAGACTACCAGCATCACCTACGCCGTTAGCAACGCCACCATTGTCGGCAAGGTCGTCCAGCTGGCAGAGGGTGTCGTTACGGGCAACGCGGCTCAGGTCAACAAGTTGAGGGAGGTGTCGTCTCAGGAGGTGGAGCAGTATCGTTCcgcggcttcttcttcttga